Sequence from the Sciurus carolinensis chromosome 1, mSciCar1.2, whole genome shotgun sequence genome:
AGGAGGAGTTTCAGCATGGCTGGGCAGCAACTGTGGCCACACCTGCAGTCTTCAGTGCCCCAAGTCTGTGATTCCCCAGGAATGTTAGGTAGCTAGGGCTGTACAAACATGCAGGAGAAGGTGGAGCCCACCAAACCCTGTCACACCCACAGGTAGGGCTTCCTCCAGAGGCTCCTGACTGCCTGGAGCTGGAGCTTCTATGCAGAGTCCAACACCAGTTGGGGCACCTGGGGTAAAGAAGGGTGTGTGCCCAGCAGGAGGGTGGGTGAGCACGACCTTTCCTAGTTGTGGGGTGTAGAATGAGGAAAGGGTAGGCCAGCACTGCCTGTCAGAAACTGCTTGAGCTTCACATTCAGACACTGAAGTTTGAGTTATTAGTGTCATTTAATAGCTTAGAAGGCAGATGTGAGTTGGCTAAGGTTACCTAATGTGAAAGCAGGGAAGAAGGGATTGGACCTCAGAACTGTCAGACTCTAGGAGGATGGATgggtattctttttattttttaattttttttttagttgttgatggatatttatttatttatttatttatttatttaatttatatgtggtgctgggaatcaaacccagtgcttcacacatgctaggcaattgttcTGCCACTGGGTCATAACCCCAACCTGATGGATGGGTATTCTTTTTCTGTACCATACCATCCATGTCGCCTTCCAGGGAATTTCTTCATTTGgagtgtgtttatgtgtgtgtacaattttgttttcttttctgaggaAGGCACATTCCCTTCCAACCGTCATCTCCACTCTTCATCCTGAGTTCTCTGTTCTGTAGAAATTCACTGAAGACAGATGGTCAAATATCCCTTCCTGAATGTGGTAATGGTTTGGAGAAAAGTGACAAGGGTCATGAGGACAGAGGCCCAGTCTCAGTCCTCTGCAGTCACAGCATGGGTGCGAGGGACAATGTGAGTATGCGTTTGTGTGTTGAGATGTCTGCCAGTGTATGTTCATGGGTGAAGACGTTTGGATGTAATGGACACCATGTGACTGTGTCAGTGTGTGATGAGCCCTCATGAGAGGCCTCATGAAGGGTGTGGAATATGAGCatgggtgtgagtgtgtgaggaTGAGTGTGCACAGGGCTGATGTTCAGCAGATGCTAGCAATCTGCACAGGTGTTGCTGAATCCAtggtcaaaatattaaaaatacctcTATAACAAAAGGTAAATGGCCACAGCACCAATTCCCTTGCCCACCTGACTGCCCACTCATTCTCCACTCTAAGGAAACCTATGAGGCTGATGGGGCCACAGCAAGGAGCCCCTAGGACTCTTCTCCAGCTTCTTCTGTCAATGCTCAGTGTCAACCTATAAAGTCTGTAAAACAATGTAGACATTATTTTGAGTGCCAACCTTGTGAATTGAATTTGCATAAGAATGTGAACATGCATGAGTGTATGTCTGTGTTATACAAGCAAGTGTGTGACTGTATGTGAACATGCCTGGCTTTGCCTTCTCATTCTGGAAGTTCCAGGCTTTATGCTTCTAACAGCTGCTATCACAATAAGAACACCTGCTAGACACAGACTAGAGGGTCTGAGGGTCCTGAGTTTAAATATCAGCTCTACCACTGACAAgacattattactattatcaaaTAAGGAACTTCTCTGAACTTATCTGTCATGGGCATAATCGTACCTACTGTGATAGGGTGGTGCCAGAATTGAATGGTCTGATGTGCACACATGTTTGGCACCTCCAAGTCAGTCAAGCCCCTGCTCCTGTACCTGCTTGCTTTCTTGTTGGCCTCAGTTCTTGCCCTCCAGGGAGCATAATCTGCTTCCAAAAGACATGACTAACTTCATTAACTGACAGGTGATGACCATTGTGGGTCAAAGCTGCCCCAGATCACCTTGAGTACAGGATCTGTCATGAGCTGATGTTAAAAAGTGAAGATTTTGGAAGAGAAGGGTAGCCACCAAATTGCGCACTTTCACCCTAGACTAAATTTTGCTTCCTCTGTGAACATTCACTTGGACCCATTGCTCTACTTATTTTGTCCTTGCCCCATCTGCCAAATATGCAATGCCCCTCCCACCTTTGTTTCACTAAAAGTCTGGGCAAATCCCAAGTCTTCAGGTTGATGGGAATGTGGGGAGGATGCTACCTGCAGTCTTGTAGCTCCTTCTGGACTTGGAGAATAGTAATAAAAGTAATAGTTAACACTTGTCAGCACTTACTATAGTCATACTACCctgactattttatttatattgtctcATTAAACACCCATCACCCCTGACAACCCCAAGAGACAGGTTTTctcaccattttacaaatgagaaaaatgagcgCTAGAGAAGTTCTTGAAGTtgtccaggtcacacagctacaGAAGGTAGTTCTGGAATCCAAACCTAATTGATgatgggggaaagagaaaaatcagcaaGGCTAACTGCTTgtggtctttttattttctgaggaaGTTTCTAGATGATTGCTTGCTCTGCTCACTAGTAGCATATGTGCACACAGCACGTCTACacatgtacatgtgcacacatgcaagTTATGACAATTAGTagggaagaaaattaatgaaGCCCAGGAGGCAAAATTAAACCTTATGTTAAGTTGCTGAGTGAGCATAAGGAAAAAAGGGATGAGAACCCACCTGAGAGAAATTTGGGGAAGATACTAAATATATGGGGATGGAGACAGGAGATATTTGGAGACTTTGCTGAATAAGATATCTGAGTGTTGGGAAATGTTTACATCATTTTCCATGAATTCCATCAAGGTTTACACAACTTACCAATGCTTTATTATATGTCAGAGTTGAGTGTCTGTCAAATGCAACATTCTAGAGAAAGGGTTATGAGACATAGGTCACAAAACTGGAGCTGTCCACCCAGATGTCTGTGATTTTCAGCAAGTGTAAGTGGCTGCATTTTCCTACCACCCTGTGCTGGAGCTTAGATATGGGGGGACTGGCCTTTCTGGGTGCACCTGGCACTCATAACACTGGCTTGTGCAGTACCCAGTTCTGGAATGCTGTCTTCCCTAGACAAATCCTCTCAACCTCCAATTTCAATTACACCTTTGTTACTGCACAGATATTTTCTGGGAGCTCTGTGGTAGGTGCTGTAACTTGGGAGATGGCCaagttctctttcctcttctcagaAACTCTCATTGTCTTCACTCTTGGTCTCCTCTGAGTTCCGAGGGCACGAGGGAGGTAGTGCACACCTCGAGTCATCCCTTGATTAGATGCTGTTATGTCTAATTGTTCTTTGTTTATCTTGGGAGAGTCTCAGCTTGGCCTTTGTGGGAATTGTTAAGCCAAGAGGTGTGGAAGTTTGAACTGCTTCTGTATCTTCACGATGTTCATTGCAGTCTGAGCAAATGGGAGAGCAGTGCTTAAGAGTGAATTGATGCATGATGGATGGTTGGAcggatggatggtgggtgggtTGGTGGGTGAATGGAGGCGAGATGAAAGccaagatgaagaaaaagagccAAGCTATTCAGGGAAGTCATGCTAAAAACCTTGGTCTTAGCTAACTTTGCATTCTCCAGGGTCTGTAAGGTATGTTGGGAACAATCCAGACTTTTAGTTTATATTAGTgtcttttcttgcttcttttggGCATGTCTGCTGATTTTCAGTGATTCTCTTGGAGCCCAGAAACATGAAAGGGGAGGCAGATATAGGTTGAGATTTAAATGCCTCAGTTTGCAGACTATtttgtaagagagagagagatctggtGGAGAGGGATGGGGGTGGATAATTGAAgcaatagaaattaaaagtttggATTGTGTGTTTGGTTCATTCCTTGATCACTCAGAAATTCAGAGAATTGAAAGTAGGGGGACAGTGGGGGAAGACATAGTTCCAGAGAATGCCCAACTATGGAAATGATAAGAACTGGGACTTTGACCAAAAATTATCTGGTGAGTATGTGTTTGTTGGGTGTAGGATGTTTGAATAGATGGTCTTCTGATTTCACATTAAGTTAGCTTGAAGGAACTttggcctttatttttttgaggccctgtctccaacACCCTTTAACCTACCAGTGCTTGGAGTGTGTTGTCTGAGTTAGAATTTATTGGCACTAttctttttctccactgtgtagTTCTTTGCTGGTGGGTTCCCTTACTTTCTGGACTCAGGAGGGTGGCTTTTCCTTGAGGGCTCTGTGCTCCCTGACTCTATGTGATGAATGTGGTATGTGTCTGTGTTGCAGAAGCCCCTGCCTCTCACTCTTTACCCTGGCAGGACCCTTGTAAATGCCCCAACACCTCAAAAGTACACCTCCCCATGCCACTTCTTCTCCATGCACTGGGGCTCTGGGTTGgaagaaggataaaaaaaaaacccataatgtAACATTTCCAAACAACAGATCATCAGACAGACATTTAGTGCCAGAGGAATTCTAATTTAATTGTTTGGGAAGGGTGATGGGAAAGGGTGTCTGGGCGTGTCACCCAAGTTTCCAGCAGGGTGATGTAGGTGCACGTCAGCAAAGATGATTAGACAGTTTAGAACCAGATCCTTGTCTGAGATGGAAACTGCAGCTGCTCATTAAGAAGGGGTAGAGATCAAGGAAGCACCATCCTGGTGCTGCCTTTCCCCCAAGTGTGAAGGGTGGCTGCATCCAGAAGCAGGGGTGAGTGGGTCCACTCTTGGCAGATGAGGAAAGGGATGCAGGACGCTGACTCCGGATACTTCATGCTCTGTTTCTCTGGGGACTTGCTTCTGGTCACTGGCCAGGGGCTTACTTCTGCTTGGACTTCTGGCACTGCTGAGGGGGTGGGCACTTCTGTTGGCACTTGGGTGGAGGCTGGCAAGGCTGTTTCGACTGCTGAGTTGGGGGGCAGGACTGCTGAGGCGGGGGGCAGCActgctggggtggggggcagcactgctggggtggggggcagcacTGCTGTGGGGGAGCACACTGCTTTTGCTTCTGCTGAGACATTCTGGGCTGGACTTGCAGCTGGACTTGCAACTGGAAGCAGAAGGAGACAGAAATAAGGAACACTGGGGTCCGGGTGAACTTCCTGTCACATTTACATGCTGCTCTGCTTTTACTCTGACCTGACACCTTCACAAATtcaaggggtgtgtgtgtgtgtgtgtgtgtgtgtgtgtgtgtgtgtgtaaaatttaGCTAAATGTTGATGAGCCATATCTACTCCTTTTGAGATGCATaaagaaacaaggaaggaagggaggaaggaaaagagaaatggagaaaaagtggaagaaaaaaaaaagaaaaatgtagagagggagagggaggaaaagaaagaataagaaggaaATATGGGGAGAAAAACAGAGTAAACAGTTGTTAGGGTAAAAACTGTGACTTCTGGAATAGAATTGCCTAGAATCTCAGTCCTGCCTAAACCACTAAGAGCTATGTcactttgagcaagttacttaacttttccATACTCACCTTTCTTAGGGTTGCTATAAGGTTGAAGTGGGCATGTAAAAATACAGACATACAAGCACGCATATACATATAGGTgggtgtatgcatgtgcatgcatacgtgcacacatgcacacaggacCTAGCACAAAATGAACACTATAGTGGTTTcaatttaggaaataaatttacaaaaatttaaaaagaagcatcTTTACCACAGTCTAAGGAAATGAATTGAACAGAGAGATTCAGAGGTAGATAAAAGGGGCCTTCGAGTTTGACTCTCTTGGTTACAGTTGAGGAAAGCAATtctcagagggaggagggacagttTCATAGCCACTCAGCACAGGTGAGTGGAACAGTGGTCTGATTTCCAGAGCAGAATCATCCCGCTACACTGTATCATCTTGTCCCTGCTTCTCTGCTTCTGGGATCTCCTGAGCCAAcctgcttcccttcctccctaAACTCTACTCTTTTTTCTGAAAGGGCAACCTTGCTCTGTACAGTGGCTTTGTACAAGGTTGGTGCTCCCCTCTTCTTCTACCAATTCCCTCTTAGCATCTGCAAAGATGCAACATGCCCACCATGCCAGCAGATCCTCAGGATGCTGTCCTTCCTGGAGAAATtcctctcctgtctcagccctgCTTCTCACACTCCCACTTAGACAATTCACAGGAGCTCAGGATAGATTGGTTTCAAACAATAAGGGAAAGATAGATGTCCAAATGAGGGTTTTCTTTCCGACCAACCACCCAGAGCTACTGTCCCAGCTCCCCATCAGGGATTAGGACGTATGTGAAGCGAGGCTGCTATGAAGGGTGCCTCCTCGCCACTTACCTGAGTTTAGCAGCGACTGTGGCGTGGAGATGCCAAGGGGTTTGGGATGCTCTGAGCCTGTCCACCTTTTATACATCTCATATCCCTGCCCAAGGTCACGAGGTGGCCTAGGATTGGGGTGTCCTAATTAGTTCCTAATCACAATAGGATTCACGTGTCCTTCCTCAAATTTCAGGTTTTACTCACCCCCCAGGGCTGGCAGCCTCCCTCGTGGCATGGCGGGGCACTGAGATGACAGCACCTTCACCTTTGCCCTCACCCCACCTCCCCATCACTTCATGAGGGCTGGCCTCCTTGGATTTCTAAACCCACTCATGACTTTTGACTTAGAACCTTGGCATCTGGGATGGTCCGGAGCAAGCATTCAGGACAGTGCTGGGTGTGGGGGGTGTGAGAGCAGTGGTCCGGGAAGTTCTGGTTGGAAGAAGGAGAGAGTGACCTGGGTGGGCTGTGCAGGTAACATTGTTTTAAGGAAAACTGATAAGAAGGTGAATAGCTCTCTTGGAATCCCATTAAACTCAGCAAAGTTAAGACTTTGGCTTAATTATGGGCTCAGAGCCACATTGAGCTTGTACTGGTGGGCAGATAAAGCTAAAACAAAGCTTCggatttttcctatttttttgtttatgtattttttatttttgtcattagtGTCTTGGTTTCAACTCAAGaacttcctttattattattattttattttttgtatttttggtttttttcttttagaaataatgaGGGCCACAGCTCTCTGTTCTGCCTGCTGTTGGGAAAACCATTAAGGCCCCATTAAGAAATCTGGGTGGCTACAGTAGACAGTAtttatctctctatctctctacATATGTATAAGTCGCTCAGACTTCAGGCTTCCCAAGGAAATGATTATCATAAGGTGGAGGGGGTGAGGGAGCTAAGAAGCATTACATTAGAATGAGCTCATGGAATACTCCTTGGCTGGGTCCTGGATTCTGAGCTCCAAAGGCCCTAGTCCTGTTGCTTCCTCCCCACCCTGTTAGCCATCCTGAGACAAAGAGGGTGCCACAAGGGACAGACTTGGATACTCCCATATTCAAGGATGGACTGGTGCTATTGGGGCTCTGCCTTTTACCAGTTGGGTGACTTTGGGCACTTAATGTTTTTGAGTTTCCGCTTCCTCCTTTGTTAATGAGGATAATAGCACCATTCTGCATTTCAGTAATAAGGATTAAAAGGAACAATTTAAAAGTATGTGCAAGCATTTGGCACAAAATGAATGTTCAACAACTGTTGGGAGTATTGTGGAGCAATGCTCTGAAAACTAGGGCAAAACATAATCTAGAAGTATGAACTCAGAGTTACAAAAATTTTAAGGTAGTAGTGGCACTTGTCACCCAGTGTCATAAGATCTTGACTGAAAATTTTAGGAGGAATGAATTCAAGAGATCTGTTATAAATCAAGGTGACTGTACTTAATAACAGTGTACTAAAAGTTGCTAATGCAGTAGATCTTTAAGTGTTGTcatcatatgaaaataaaaagtatgtgtCAAAGGGAAAAATTACGACAAATTTAAAGACCTTAGCTGTATTTTATTTGCAGTTCTAGAATTGGGCAATGCCTCAGAGTACAGGATAGAATGAGTGTTCTGATGGGCTAAGCAGAGTTTGGTTTTATAGACAAAAATGGAGTGAGGAAAGCAGAAACAGAGAACAAAAACATAGATTAGTTATTCCAAAGTTACTTTTCTTATAAAAGGTAAAGCAGAGGGAACTTCCTTATCATGCCAACTAAAGTTGGCTTGCTTTGgaatttattctctctctctctcctgatttTAAGAAGGTCAAGTAAACACTTTAGTTTCTACTTGGTGATGTGGAACTTCAGCATAAAGGAAACTCCACTTTTGTTTGGTCCGTTGGGTCTAGTGAAGAAGCTCAGTTCAAACTGATGCCctcctataaattttatttaacatatgtGAGGCAATGCATGTTAAATAGTTTAATTAAGTCATCATATAATGTGTATACACATCAAAACATCAAGTTGTACAACACTTATATATGcagttaaatggaaaaaaaaaatactacatgatgggggaaaaaaagacctgatagagagaaatggaaatagaCAAGGTAATTATaaagatgaaacattttaaatctcAGATGTAGAATTTAGCTGTGGCTTCACTGAAAGCCTTAGAATTTCCTCAGACCTTGGGAAGTCACACTGCAACCCTGGAAGACTCAGACTTGAACTCCCATGTTTCTCCCTTAaacctgggatcacaggctttgCTTgaccaaggaaataaaaaaagacccAGTGGAACCAGGTCTTCTCAGGAAAAGAATCCCTTCAACCTGGTATCACTCAGACAGAAACAACCCTAGATAGTCTGAGGAAGGGATTCCAACTCAGGCACCTTCTTACTCTATTACAGAGAGGAAAAACTCTAGGAGTAGTTACACTGGGATGGCCATTTTTTCATCACTTGTACCACATTTCTGGTTGGGGACACAGGAGCAAGAATGTCCCAGGCCTTTGATGTTtccaagaaaagagagaaaagggagcccCATTAGGCAGGTCTGCCGATGTGAACTGGGTCCATGTCAGTGGGAAGAGGTAGTAAAACTGCTCTGTGTCCCCTTAGCTTCCTACTTTCAACTCCTATAGACATTTTTCAATCATTTGTCTTGGATTAGCCAAGTAAATGGAATACTGCTTGCATAGTTGGAGAAAGTGTGAACATCCACTTATTTGTGAGATTTGGGGTGTTAAATCCTGTCaatcttttctttaatgttcctTAACAACCTGGAACAGACTTCTGTGGTGGAGTCACCTACTTCAAGAGCGTCTGATGCAATATTGTTTCTatcaacagaaaacagaaacataaTGGGCACTCTAGGAGCCACCAATAAGACCAAACATGTATTTTAGACTTTCAAATGGTATTATACACTGGTCTTCATTACCATCGCTCTGTCATTCATTTTTGTAAGGCTCTGtatctcttacacacacacacacacacacacacacacacactataataCTCATACtgtcatacatacacacatgggTCTTTCCCATATTTTGGTTTATGGGGCATAAGGCTAGCACTGAATAAAGTTGATGGAATTAAAGGTGATATCTTCTACAAATTCCCCAAAGATATGTCCACACAGACTACAACCCTAGGTCCATATCTACGTGGCAATGACTCCTACATCTGCATCCCTCCCATATGGCTAAGACTCCAATATGGCACTTAACaacacttttcttcctttaggtTTTCCTTGGAGTCTACCTCATTCTTATTTCACTCTTACGAACATTAACAGGGTTATGTCAAGCAATGGGGGTGAGAGGTGTGAGCTGGAGAGAAGGTAGGTATAGGACCTTATCCCCCAGAGTGTGTATGACTTGCAAATAGACATGCTTGATTCTAGCTCTTGGCACCTGCAGCACATTCAGCCTGAGAAGGACCTGGGTCTAGCTGGGCAGAGGGGAAAGGGACTGAGCTTAGCAAGGGTCCAGTTAGTCAGCAAATATACAGGAAGCAGACCACATGCTGCATACTGTGGGGGCTGGGAACTGTGTGACACACagccctgccctcaaggagcttataATCCTGGTGAGACAAGTTCAGCTCAACATGATAGCAGAGCTGTAGCTCAGAGGCTAACATTATGAGTCAGGACCTGAGGGATGATACGGAAGAAGCATGTCATGGAACTCAGAGGAGGCCTTCCTGTGGGATGTGGCTGGTGTCAACAGCAAAGCATCAGGGAAGACAGGAAAAGCTCCTAGACTATGGATTCCTTATGAGCAGAAACACTGACTTCATTTTTGCATATTGGTGCTTAACAAAGGTTCTGGCTCCAAATTGgacctaaattaatttttatgaaatgaatgggagaagggctggggatatagctcagttggtagagtgcttgcctagcaagcacaaggccctgggttcgatccccagtaacacacacacacacacacacacaaaaaaaaaaaaaaaaaaaaagaatgggagaagCATTCCAAGAAAGGGGATATAATAGACTGAGAAAAGCCTTGAGAGGTAGGAAGATGCTTTGTGTGTTGGGGCAAGAGAAGGAGAGGCCAATGTGATGACAGTGGATGATCATGGTGATGACTAGTGGGCATTGAACAGGGGACCAGACCCCACGGAAAGCCTTGAACTCCAGACTATCCAGGAGACCCGAAATTGCTAGGTGGGAGCCTGGACCCTGGCTCTATAAGCAATGCAGAGGTGACTCTTcataatataacaaatattttttaaaacatattgatTAGTATAGTGAGGTGGAAAGGCATGGGTGTATGATAAAAAGGGTCAGGTATGGGCTGGGaagatggctcagctggtagagtgcttgcctcgcaagcacaaggccctgagtttgatccccactaccgcaaaaaaaaaaaaaaaaagggtcaggTATGCTTCTAGCTTGACCAATAATTACTGTGTCCTTTTGTGTAATTGGTTTCCCCTCTCAGACtctggttttctcttctgtaaaacatGATCATCAGTAAAGGCTTTTTCAGAAGATTATGGTATGATTTCCACCCCCTCCAAAGGAAATGGGGAACAAGGAGGGACAAGACTGAAAGTGTTCTAGGCAGGGGTGCACGTTGTGAGGCAGGGTAGGGGTGACAATGGGCAAGATGGAGGCAGGGAGACCCGTGGGGATAGAAATGATAAGGCAGCAGTAGAAGTGGAGAGGAAGGACGTGTTTAAGAATGATCTTGAAGTAAGAATATGCAGGATCAGAAAGTGTTTTCAATGAACAGGTGTCAGAGCTGGATCCAATCTAGTAATCAAACAACACATCTCCAACTCTTGGACCAAGGACTATGTGAACACTTGATGACATTCTCAACGAGTTGCAGGGACAGGAGAAAATGTTCTTATCTCTTAGAGAGATTGGCCTAAGGTTGGTgacttctattttgttggagggTCTCTTGTTTGTTGGTTGTTTATTGTTTGAGATTATTCTCTTtccaagattattttaaaatcccttttattttgtgaaatgatGGTAATTTTAAAGGACCTCTGCTCTTAGTTGGCAAAGTTGCTCTTTGCTGTTTgcgtttttaaaaattaggttcaGTGAATTCAAAAGTCTGGGAATTGCTGATGTGATCCATCAAGTCCTATCATTAACGAATAGGGAAAAGGTGAATTAGATAAGGAAGTGAGTTACTTGAAATCATATCCAATAAAATGTCCGAGAGAGGCTTGAACTCTGGGTGCCTAACCACACTAACCAAACTAAACCAACCAACAAatcaagcaagcaaacaaaagatAAGCTGAATGATGTCAAAATCTCAGCAGGAAttctccttcccaccccaccctcccccacctcaAAGCCAGGCCTTGCCAAGGTGGCAGGAGCAGGCCTGTTATGGAACCCACACTCCACCCTGATGTCTCCCAGACTCTCCAGGACACAGTGCAAAGTTCTGCTTGCCCCTGCCTCCTTGGGAGACATGCTGTGGCCTGCATCACCTCACTGAGACAGAAGCTGGTCTCCCCTGCCTTTATCCAGCCTCTCAGATCAGAGGGTCTTAATACTTTCACACCACCTATCTTCTTCCTGACTCTTAGGTTCATCTCCAAGGCCTCCAGCTGGCTCCTCAGCACCATGGTTTTCCATGTCTGGACCTGGTGGCTTCATCAGGACCTGGTGGCTTCATCAGTCAGATAGGGAATTCCTGGGACACCCTGGTACCCCAGGGAACTAAGATTTAACTGTATTCTCTGTGGAATGAAGTCTCTGAAAAGTTAAGGCAGGTGCAGGGACCTGCCTGAGGCTCCTGCGGTCCTTTGGTGATTTCATTCACTCCATGGCTCTAATTACCACCTTTATCCTGATGACTTGCAGTTCTTCATCTCCAGGTCAGGCTTCTACCTTGTGCTTCAGATCCACGGTACAGTAGTGACTGCTTGGATACCTTCACCAGGAGAACAATGTGATATTTGAATCAGGCATGCATACAGTATGtcctatacatatacataaattgtcaatgaaaaatacatttattttttttaaaaatccatttcaaAGTCTCAGGGCACATTAGTCTCAACATGTCCAGAACTGAGcttatcctccctccctcttgttcTCATTCCCCATGTCAGGGAACAGAATCACTACTTGCCACACATTCAGGCACCCAACGGCAGCCCAGCATCACCTCTAACTACCTCCATTTACCAAGTTCCATTGATTTATCACCTAGATAGGTGATGTGAGCCTGCCCTGGTCTGGCCTCCATCAGCTCTACCCTTTATGGGTGATGAGATGATCTTATGTGCTTCCCTGTTTGAAACCTCTCTTGCTGCAAACTGTCTTCTACACAGAAGAcacagtgaaaatatttaaaggcaaATAATAGTGAAGTATTCAGGGGCCAAGTGGCATCTTATTTGTGGTTTATTCTCAAAgcattcaggaaaaagaaaacaaagtataaatCTGTATATCTCTATATTATATAAACTTATGTCTATccatatataattacatgtacAGACTGAACCTGTCTCCAACTTGTGATGACTCAACTTCCaatttttctactttatcatGGTGTGAATGAAATATGTATTCACTAAAAGCTTAATTTTGAACACCCATTCAACAGTTGCTTTTTACTTTCAGAACTGTGTTCAGTAAGTTACATGAGATATTTAGCACTGTTAAAAAAATAGGCTTTATTTTAGATGATTTCACCCAAATGTTGACTAATGTGAGTGTTTTGAGCATGGGTAAGGTAGGTAAGATAAGCCACCATGTTCAGCAGCTTAGAAGTATTAGAGACATTTAGGACTTAATGATATTTTTgacttatgatgggtttattcAGATGTGAGCCCACTGTAAGTAAAGGAGCATCTGGAAGAGGAGGGGTGggagacaaggaggaggaggaaagaatatAAATCTCTGTGAAAGGTATCTGGGAATTATTTGTACTATTCTTGAAATTTTCTGTAAGTctgaaattatgtcaaaatagacaattttaaaagtaaatgagtcCATGTCATTCTCCTACATAGATTCTCTCAAAGGACCCTTAATTCCTTCTAACTACAGGAT
This genomic interval carries:
- the LOC124963268 gene encoding anti-sigma-I factor RsgI2-like codes for the protein MYKRWTGSEHPKPLGISTPQSLLNSVASPAASPAQNVSAEAKAVCSPTAVLPPTPAVLPPTPAVLPPASAVLPPNSAVETALPASTQVPTEVPTPSAVPEVQAEVSPWPVTRSKSPEKQSMKYPESASCIPFLICQEWTHSPLLLDAATLHTWGKGSTRMVLP